The genomic window TGATGTTTATTGTGCTGTAGTGAACAGAGCCACTAGTGTTCCCATGGCCTGAGATgtcctttctgtctctcacatacAGAGCTCCTACGTTTACGTGTTTGACGGCCTGCCTCGTTTCTTGAGCAATGGGGTGGTGCACTCAGACCACAACCTGATTGGAGCGTTCTGTGGGACGACCCGGACTCAGCCAATCACTGTGGAGGCCACTTCAGGTTACCCTAgcgatttgtttgtttgtttattaaaacTTCTggtcattttttaaaatgttttaaaataaaGTTTTTCTCCTACTTATTTTCTGACTGTAAATATCATGAGTAGTATTGAAAGATTCCCTCTCTgattcctctgttctctctctctctcccaggtgtgATCTCTGTCTACTTTGAGGCCAACGTCTCGTCCGACAACCCTCAGGGTTTCAACGCCTCCTTCTGGGTGCGACGCTGTCGAGAGGGTTCTGAGGCAGGCGAGGATGGGTCACCGGTGTGCCAGGGAGGGGCGCAGTGCAGCGGGGGGCTGTGCCAGTGTCCTCAGGGGTACGGGGGGCCGTACTGCGACAGGCCCCTCTGTCCCGAGGACTGTGGGCTAGCAGAGGTCCGAGGCTCCTGCAACTTGGTGAGTGCAAGACTGTGTGAATGCAAATTGTTGTTTTTGTTGGTGTTTTTATGTTTTCCTCTTTGCTTATCCTGGTCCTATATATTGGAGTCTCATGTGTGTCTCTAATgttaactctctctgtctctctgtgtgtgtgtgttttagtctctgggagtgtgtgtgtgtgcagacggTTGGGGCGGCTCGGACTGCTCCACTCCTCTGGACTCCAGTAGcctagtttgggaaaccctaCTGTACACACAGCTCACAGCGGTAAgaaccaggacacacacacacacatatataaaaaCACTCCCACCACAGTGTCACAGTGTCacttccccctccctccacagAATCAGGCCCACAGGTTCCTCCACCGGATGGGCCATTCTCTAGTGTCTGGGCCCCAGGGGAACCTCTGGATGTATggaggcctctctctctcagagggcATTCTGGGAAACGTCTACAGGTGGGGGGATGACTTTAATGGTGTTGTTTTTAGTAGCGTTCATTTAAAGATGCCTTTTATGAGACAGCGATTTCTTTTTATAATTGTCTGAAATTACCAGTAACTCATATCAGTTAgtttgtctgtatgtctctctctctttcctctctgtgttGATTGGTGGGTTCAtgtcctctctctgtgttggttgGTGGGTTCAGGTACTCTGTGTTGGAGCGGCGCTGGACTCAGATGCTGACCAGCTCAGTGGAGGAAGGCTCCACCCCCAGCCCACGCTACCACCATGCCTCTGCCCTTCTGGCCAGTCACCAGCCTCTCTCCGGCGCCCAGGGAGCCACTCACAACCTCATGCTGGTGGTGGGCGGTGTCACGCAGAAGGGCGTCGCCCTGGATACGTGGAGCCTCAACCTCAGCAGTCTGGTGTGGAGACAGCACAAGGTCAGAGTTGGTTTGTTTGGTTTTAGCAATCCACCATCTTGCTTTACTTGGGAAAATATATGAACAACAAAACACTAAACATAAAATATTGGTAGTTAACGGTCAGCCTACACCCCACGATTCAATTTACTATAGACTTGTTCTATGTAACCAATTAGTCTGTGTCCTCTCCCCCCACAGAGCTCAGTGCTGCCACCGGTGGCAGGTCATACTCTAACGGTGCGTCGGGACTCCTCTATGCTGCTCATCGGAGGTTATTCTCCAGAGAACGGCTTCAACCACCACCTGCTGGAGTTCAACATCCACTCTGGCAACTGGACCGTTGCCTCCCACACCGGCACGCCTCCTACAGGTCAGAAGGACCTATCTCCACCTGCACTCATTAGCAACGTATTGGCATTAACTCACTTTGTACCTGCAATTCTGGAAAGTCCCTACTCACCTTTCGCGGAACCTCTGTCCCACTAAATATGCATAGAATATAAAGATTGAGGTGCATCCATTCTGGTTggagcaaagtgtcatttctgaCAACATGAACCGCAAACTCCTGTCCCTTATGATGTTGCATAATTTACCAGTCTGTTGATTAACCCTTAACCCTCCCATGTTGCCTCCTGACTGACTCCTGtgtgtcctgtcctctcttcaGGTCTGTATGGCCATTCTGCTGTGTACCACGAGCAGACGGACGCCGTGTACGTGTTTGGAGGCTACCGCTTCCACGTGGAGACAGTGGAGCCCTCAGGAGAGCTCTACAGTCTCTACTATCCCAACCTCACCTGGTCCCTACTGgtcccctcacaggggaataagGTAGGTACTACTACAGCAGCTCTACCACGAGAACATGCTTCTTTCACAACTAGCTTACCGGTATTTCAATCGTTTTTACATGGTCCCAGGCTGGCCTTAATTGATGACATCGTCATTATATCGGAACATTTATTTTTCTTATATTAAcgctctgtctcttttctctctccccagcccctgTCTCGTTTCTTCCACGCTGCAGCCCTGATAAAAGACACCATGGTGATCgtgggagggaggacaggagaggaggactACAGCAACACAGTGTCTCTGTACCAGATCAACTGTAACACCTGGATACAGCCAGGTAACTGTCTGACTTACACTACATGGGGCTGGCCAAAACACTGCATATATGCTCAGTTTGATGATGATATGGAGATGATTCTAAAGTTTCTCCCTATCTCTCAGACTCGGCGGTGGGCGAGCCAGTTAACCGTTCAGTGTCTCTGGCCATGGCGGGCTGGGGTGGGCGGCTGTTCCTCTCTGGGGGGTTCAACGGGGTCACCCTGGGGCGTCTTCTCACCCTTACCCTTCCCTCTGACCCCTGTGCCCTGCTGCCCACGCCCGAGGCCTGCAACACCACCACAGGCAGCTGTGTCTGGTGCAGGGGCACCTGCGCCTCCTCTGATACCGCTGAGAGGTACAGCTATGGTTGTTATGGAAATGACTTATCTGTCGTTTCCAAGTTGTTGACTGTGTCTTTCTTTTATTTTGGAGGTGTTTCTTGGGGTTGTTACTTTGTGTAATCATATTTATTATTGACAAActatcccttctctccccctctctatggtgttttgtccctctctctcagactGGGCTGTTCAATTGGTCAGTCTCCCTGCTCCCCCACCCCTCGTCTACCAGACCAGTGTCGAAGACTGAAGACCTGCAGCGAGTGTCTGGCACGCCACCCCAGGACCTTCTCTAGCCCCTCACAGGTAATACACATTTCCGCACACAAACACCAGCCcagacagtaccccccccccccacacacacacacacacacacacacacagacacactgctaacctccccctctctgtcagtcCCAGTCTGCTCTGCAGTGTAAGTGGTGTACAAACTGTCCAGAGGGAGCATGCATCAGCAGTACTGTCAGCTGCACCTCAGAACACGACTGCAGGATCAACCAGAGAGAGATCTTCCTGTCCAGCAACTGTACTGAGACCAGCTGTGAGGCCTCCGACTGCCCCAAGTGCACCGCCTCAGGGAAGTGCATGTGGACACGCCAGTTCAAACGCACTGGTGAGGGACACCTCCATTCACCTTCTATTGCTAGCGACAGAAGTCTTAGCTTGACCACTAGACTAAGTTGTGGCTGAATAACTGAGAACCACTCTCTTACATCTTGTGTTGCGGTTCCTTCAGGGGAGACCAGGCGCATCCTGAGTGTAAACCCCACCTACGACTGGACGTGCTTCAGCTACGCCCTGCTCAACGTGTCCCCCATGCAGGTGGAGTCCTCCCCCCCTCTACCCTGCCCGCCCCCCTGTTACCACCTCAGCACCTGCAGCCTCTGCCTGGGCTCCCGGGGCTCAGATGGGGGCTGGCAGCACTGTGTGTGGAGCATGGCACTGCAGCAggtaagacagagacagactgagtGTGTCTCGTGTGGGtggtggggtgggtgggtgtgtgggtggctggCGGGGTAGGGGCATATCTGTGTCTTATTTTTTCCTGAAAATATATTTCTGCATTGTAGCTTCAAAAACAAATGAATGAGAATATATGTCTGCCCTCCCTTCCcccgctcctctcctccagtgtgtgAGTCCATCCTTCATGCCTCTGCGCTGTGAGGCGGGtcagtgtggtcgtctgctgtcTGGTGGGGACTCCTGCTCCCCACAGTGCGCCCAGCTCACCCAGTGCTCCCAGTGCATCGCATGGCCCCAGTGTGGCTGGTGTGCTGCCCGCGGGGGCAATGGGGCTGGACGCTGCCAGCAGGGAGGCCTCGACGGTGAGGGGAACAGAATTGAATAGACCTTTTGAATATTGTTTTATAGGCTAGAATAATAGATCCTCATccagtatgtgtatgtgtgtgtgtgtgtgtgtattatgatTAAAATATAACAAAGCTTTAtagaatataactttattgtccAACATTTAGGGTTatattctctactctactgtgttaggTGTGAGTGAGGGAGTGTGTCCCCAGAGGAACAGCAGCTGGTCATTCCTCCACTGCCCAGAGGAAGATGAGTGTGCCAACGGCCACCACCACTGTAACAGCACCCAGGACTGCCATGACCTGACCCAGGGATACCACTGTACCTGCAAGCAGGGCTACGTTCTCAGCCGGTAGGAAGGAACACGTCACAATCATCATCATTAATGGCAGAAGAAGTAGCACTTGGATACCTCAGcagctatacacacacacaacctcatcatcatgacatcatcatcaCAATCATCAGTAATACCACCTGTCCTGCAAACAGGGCTACATATTCAGTATGTATACATACATAGTATcctgaaaaggttctacagctgtaccattgagagcatattgactggctgcatcactgcttggtatggcaatagcaccgccctcgatcgcatggcgctacagagggttgtgcagacagcccagtacatcattggggccgaGCTCCTTGCCATCCAGCACATCTAAATCAGGCGGTGGGAAAAGAAGGCCCGAAAAATTGTCAAAAaccccaaccacccaagccatagactattctctctgctgccgtatggcaagaggtaccggtgcatcaagtctgacaccaacaggctcttgaacagcttctatccccaaacaatacgactgataaatagctaacaaaatagctacacaaACTGAGTTTcccttgtatctttattgaccttttatttcaatatttgcactgtctctatgcacactcataGGGCCCTACATACTCACACAcggtcactccaacacacacacaaacactcactccatcatctgctcactcacacataatatgcacatgcatttatactgactacacacacgcacacccactcacatacaagctgctgctactctgtttatcttatatcctgttgcctagtccccctATCCCTTTACATAtccacctccatcactccagtatccctgcacatgtaaatatggaATTGGAACTaactttttaaatatttcctgtatatagtatccttactttattgtgtatttcatatttcctcttatttcttgtgtgttttattCTAGTAATtcattgattattgcattgttgggttttgagtttgctagaaaggcatttcactgtacttgtgcatgtgacattaaaacttgaaacttgagaaCAAACAGGGCTACATATTCAGCAggtatacatacatgcatacatagtATCCGTTTAagtttctcctctttctctgtaCTCCCTCCCTGCAGTGTGTCAGGCCAGTGTGAGCCGGTGTGTGCTCAGGGTTGTGTCAACGGGACGTGTGTGTCCCCGGGAGTGTGTCAGTGTCACTTTGGCTTCGTGGGGGACAACTGCTCGTCTCAGTGTCGCTGTAACAAACACAGCAACTGCAAAGGAGTGTCTGAGCCTGACAAGTGTCTGGAGTGTAGAAACAACACCATGGTGagtggggcacacacacacacacacacacacacacaacgtaccagtcaaaagtttggacacacctactcattccagggtttttctttatttttaagattttctacattgtagaataatagtgaagacatcaaaactatgaaataacacatatagaatcatgtagtaacaaaaaaagtgttaaacaaatcaaaatatattatatatttgagattcttcaaagtagccaccctttgccttgatgacagctttgcacactcttggcattctctcaaccaacttcatgttaattaacaggtgtgccttggttaaaagttaatttgtggaatttctttccttaatgcgtttgagccaatcagttgtgttgtgacaaggtaggggtgggtatacagaagatagccctatttggtaaaagaccaagtccatattatggcaagaacagctcaaataagcaaagagaaacgacagtccatcattactttaagacatgaaggtcagtcaatccggaaaatttcaagaactttgaaagtttcttcaagtgcagtcgcaaaaaccatcaagcgctatgatgaaactggccacAGGAAAGAaagtcccagagttacctctgctgcagaggataagttcattagagttaccagcctcagaaattgcagcccaaataaatgctttacagagttcaagtaacagacacatctcaaaatcaactgttcagatgagactgtgtgaatcatgccttcatggtctaattgcttcaaagaaaccactgctaaaggacaccaataagaagaagatacttgcttgggccaagaaacacgagcaaaggacattagaccggtggaaatctgtcctttggtctgatgagatttttggttccaagttgGTGAACGgatatctctgcatgtgtggttcccactgtgaagcatggaggaggtggtgtgggggtgctttgctggtgaaactgtctgtgatttatttagaattcaaggcacacttaaccagcatggctaccacagcattatgcagcgatacgccatcccatctggtttgggcttagtgggactatcatttgtttttcaacaggacaatgacccaacacacgtccaggctgtataagggctatttgaccaaaaaggagagtgatggagtgctgcgtcagataacctggcctccacaatcacccgacctcaacccaattgagatgattttggatgagttggaccgcagcgtgaaggaaaagcagccaacaagtgctcagcatatgtgggaactccttcaagactgttggaaaagtgttccaggtgaagctggttgagagaatgccaagagtgtgcaaagctgtcatcaaggcaaagggtggctactttgaagaatctgaaatataaaatatattttgatttgtttaatacttttttggttactacatgattccatatgtgttatttcatagttttgatgtcttcaatattattctacaacgtagaaaatagtaaaaataaagaaaaacccttgaatgtactgtatacacacacacacagtatttcaGCACATCAACTGTAAGATTATGCATGTCACAGCCCAATGTGTTTCTTGAGTGCCAAAACACTAGTGACACACTGGTGCTGATCCCAGGTCAGATTCTCTGTTCACTCAGTGCATCATATACTGATGATTGCGGTTTGtgcctctctctcctgttccagGGTGATCACTGTGAGAAGTGTAAGCCCCTGTATGTGGGGTCGGCGGTGGGTGGGGGGACGTGCCGCCCCTGTCGGGAGTTCTGCAGGGGGAACAGCGCTGTGTGTCTGTCCCGGGACGAACACAAGAGGGCGGTAGACCACCCCCAAGACCACCCTCTGGACCAAGACAGCGTAAGTGGCTCACTGTCTGTTTTTGTTCATTTATATGTTCTCTCTATCTTGCTTTGAGTTTATTAATGGATTACTTTGGATCTGATCAACAGCATCTTTTGTGGTCATATCAGGATTTATGTGCTAGCTAGAAACTCACTGTGTAGGAACAGGAATACCATCTTGGATGTCATTTAACTGCATTTCTTTTGTTgaactccctctccttccctttaTCAGATTGTTCAGTGGGTGTCGGAGGGTCCTACAGAGGACGCAGCGGTTTGTGTGAGCTGCCAGAACAACAGCGTGGGGGACAAGTGTGAGAGCTGCCTTAGCGGCTACTTCCTACTGCAGGGGAAGTGTGACAAGTGAGTAGTGATTCCTTTCAAATTAACCTCTAGCCACATCTAATTCACTTGTAATTAAAGGATGAAATTGATGAAAGGGACATGGAGCAATATTGTGGTGTTCACACCCATCTGATTCTTGAGTTTTCCAGACTGTGCACTTCAGAAGAGTGTTCTTGATGAAGGGGTGATTCTGTAAAAATCACTTTGGAGGGCTGAATCCCACAGAAAGCTGAAATGCTATTTGTTCCTCCCACCTGCAGGTGTCAGTGTAACGGCCATGCTGACACGTGTAATGAACATGACGGCACAGGCTGCCCCTGTCAGAACAACACAGAGACCTCTTCCTGCCTCAGCAGCCCGCAGAGCGACAGGAAGGACTGCTACAGAACACAGGTATGGATAGGACTGGTGCAGTCACTAGGCTCAGTTTACAAGCAGGTATACTGATACAGCAGAGGGAGAACTGAATAAGGATACCTTGAATTTCCTGGTTGTAAAGACCACATCCATATACGGGCAATAAGCACAGTACTTAAATGCACTTGTATTTCTtgtttcttctccctctctggaaTCCTCCTCGCAGTGCGCCAAGTGCAAAGACTCCTTCAACGGCACACCGGTAAACGGGCGCCAGTGCTACCGGCAGTTCAACGTGGACAATGAGTGCTGCTTCGACCCCACCTCCCAGACAAACTGCTTCCACGACCCCACCATCCGCAATCTGCCCAAGGGACGCACCGTCTTCTTCGCTGCCCAGCCAAAGTTCACCAACGTGGACATCCGGGTCACCATCGACGTGACCTTCGGGGAGGTGGAGGTGTACGTGTCCAACTCCCACGACACCTTTATTGTAGAAGTGGACCGCCACACAGGCATCCACGCCATCAAGATCGAGGACGAGTCAGCGGCCCGAGGTGGGGTGAGCGGGGGGGATAAGGAGACGCATCCATCACCTATGAAGGTGTATGCCAACTCCTCATCCAGTCTGGGTGGGCCCATGCTCCTCAACACCCCCCTGCAGCTCCACGCCAAGCCCcagggggcagagagggaggtaCGGGAGGCCAGGACGGAGGGGCTGATCTCTTACATCACGGTGTGGAAGCCCCAGACGGTGCTGATCGTTCGAGGTGTCCGTGACCGCGTGGTCATCACCTTCCCCCATGAGGTCCATTCCCTGAAGTCCAGCCGCTTCTACATCGCCCTGCGCGGGGTAGGCACCAACGAGAGACAGGGCGAGTCCCAGGGCCTGCTCTTCCTCCGCCAGGACCAGGCCCACATCGACCTGTTCGTCTTCTTCTCTGTTTTCTTCTCCtgcttcttcctcttcctctccgtcTGTGTCCTCCTCTGGAAGATTAAGCAGTTCATGGACTTCCGCCGAGAGCAGAGGCGTCATATCCAGGAAATGACCAAGATGGCGTCCAGGCCCTTCGCCAAGCTCACTGTCTATTTGGAGCCAGAGGAGCCCCAGCTCATCTACCTGCCCTCCACAGGGGGCggaggggtggggggcagtgccgTGTCCCTGGCCCATGCACGCACAGGCAAGCTGGGGGGCATTGTAGTTGGCCAGAGGGGGAGAGCTGGAGCCGTCTCCTACAAACACGAGCCAGGCTCCGGCCCCaccatccaccaccaccaccttacCTTGGGCGGAGGGGGCAACAGTGGGCAGCACCTGCCCCTGCATTACCTCAACACCCACCACTATGTCCCCACCACCGCCAACACCACAGCCTCGCACCACCACCACCCGTCCTCCCACAGTGGGTACCAGCACTTCTGCCGCTCCGACCCCTTCCTGTCCCAGCTCTTGGGCTTCTCCTACTCCACCTTCAAAGTGGGGCCCATCACCCTGGAGCCCACGGACGACGGCATGGCCGGGGTGGCCACCGTCCTCATCCAGCTGCCGGGGGGCATCCTGGCCCCTAACCGCGCCTGCCTGGGGTCCGCCCTGGTCACTCTACGGCAGAACCTCCAGGAGTACTGTGGTCACGGCAATGGAGGGGGACACCCCGGAGCGGGAGGGGTGCGCAAAGGCCTGCTAGGGCATCAGCACCTCACCACCATGGCTATGTAGAGAAGGGGGGAAAGATAGAGAGGGGTATGTGGTAGTAAGATGTTAAGGGGTTAGAAGAGAGATAGGGAGTTACATGAAAAAGGCCATAAAGGAGGAAGTTATATAAGAGCCCGTTGAAGTTGATATGATCGTGCCTGTATATACACTGTTTCAATATTGAGTGTATTTTATTCAGTTATGTATCACTATATTTCAAACGCTACACGTGACCAAGCCAGCTGTCTCTAGAATGCACTACAACTACACGTTATATCAGCTCAACGATTCAGTTGCATCCTGTCTTCGTCCACTATCGACGTATGAGTGCAGTCGACAACCAGACACATAGAGACTTTTGTTGCACTGTCGTTTTTGGAATTACCAATAAAAGTAGGGATGATAACTACTGGGGTTGGAACCAGCATGTGCTTTATACCCCAAAAAGTGACAATCAAATATTGCCATTAAAAACAGGAGACAAGGCTCAGTCTGCCTCAATGTGCAAAATCAAATTGACGGAATAGGGGGAAAAAGAAAAAGTGATGCTAGTTTGTCAGACGTTTTTTATGTCATGGTGGTAATGATGAGTGAACATAATATATGGCAGGCTTTTAAGCTACGTGTCTGGTTATTAACTAAAAGCCCTAAGTATATatttgtgcatgttcatttacaTGACCTGTTACATGGTTCTTTATCGGTTGCTGTTGTATTTGTTTCTCTGCTCGTCTGCCTTCGGTTCTTCTGCCTTTGTGAACTCCCAGGCCTACACCTAACAATCCTGTTGTGTATAGTTTCCTATTGTGAGGCTTATGGAGCACATATAAAgcaaagcaacacatttgacacATTTCATGTCTGTTTAAATTGATTTAGTTACAAATGAAGGATTTAACTTGTTTGTTATCAGACTTCTGTCTCTGTAGCCATTTTGAGTGGATAACATAACacactacagtgggggaaaaaagtatttagtcagccaccaattgtgcaagttctcccacttaaaaagatgagagaggcctgtaattttcatcataggtacacgtcaactatgacagacaaaatgagggaaaaaaatccagaaaattgtaggatttttaatgaatttatttgcaaattatggtggaaaataagtatttggtcaataacaaaagtttctcaatactttgttatataccctttgttggcaatgacacaggtcaaacgttttctg from Coregonus clupeaformis isolate EN_2021a chromosome 17, ASM2061545v1, whole genome shotgun sequence includes these protein-coding regions:
- the LOC121585363 gene encoding multiple epidermal growth factor-like domains protein 8, producing MGTETRDLVGERMASLLHVPLLGLLLVAPGCWAGDCKGHRQVLRGPPGYVTDGPGNYSVNGNCEWLIKAPSSNYRIVLNFTFMETECTYDYLFVYDGDSYQSPLLASLSGTTLPQPIEAKSGKMLLHLFSDANYNLLGFNATYSFSVCPGACGGHGRCDTASSLCQCHLGWGGADCTTPLCPQACILHGTCDKRGERCLCSSDFLGQSCQLGLRDDSGAGQWWQVSGGYPYTPPRTGSAGVYLSSTGAMYLFGGFDLNRALGDLVKYNFSLNQWENRSYGHSPAARHSHTAVEWKGNMVIFGGELAGAALASDVWMYRPIQDDWQQLGQSHSHGAPRVANHAAAVVDNYLYIFGGRTEEDMFSSSLYRFGLRGSGVWEVVQPTGGKPPATAGHSMVFHPPSRALLVYGGHRPTTARFSVRVNSTDVFHVDRRFWTSFRSRFPATGPRERAFHSATVIGNYMVVYAPLPSNIAPILPIPSLPPLRGNVHIHYQEEKCYDEGIFFYHLGCHQWVSAGESLQHRGEAVRGRYSHVAAVMEGRVLLVAGGYSGIARGDLVAYKVPLFVSSDPGDRDAVCAEAPDESVCLKNPECSWCEGRCREYQPTNPCGSTGCLGLARFLSDCQSCLVFSGAPGSLPRAPGDFGWCVQNESCLPVSDQSACRVDQISGAYGWWGERTRFLTSILSCRTENYVPGLHLLTFQHPRNDSQPDKVSILRSTSIILSPTTEMDVTLQFRGFIHPLWGAPPPAPPPTETVSMWARIQRLHFEARMAAGPNSLQLKEVVGRWAAHQEKETKLLSRPDMGRLFPNLTRGNRYLVQAEGYLNNSGSGQTSEMALTWNRTTLPGGSEISFLFLEPYRSGSCSGYQSCLACLSDQSCGWCPSLGRCLFRALPDLEPCPEDQGEGECHLLLAPPQCTLCEEYRDCSACTQDPYCEWQINSSKKGDYQCSRRGRLEGSIRDPGGCPKVCNQRRTCGECLSNSSQCAWCESAQACFYFAAYLTKYPYGECRDWYDSVHSVPQCKQCSALVTCTDCLQTFQCGWCGDYNNPTIGRCLRGDWAGMDDPSVYNCSVAVAEVRATSPEPQTLAPLRPMEMELELEHLEEGERDAVWSYPTCPDVEECRLGLHSCHPFATCVNTPTSYECHCERGYTGDGTLHCNQTCYNECREGQCSGSPRFECECSLGWTSDPATLVLSGVECDVDCGCNFHSTCITAPGICDHCQDWTTGPQCEHCRPGSFGSALGGGCVPCQCNGHGDPLQGYCHNQTGQCFCTHHTQGPHCESCLPGYYGDPRNNGTCFRQCQGRSVILSHQSPLSELPISSSLGWRGGVGGKGGLSHCLWVLSVSENLAPCVPGELCPPVALTLHPDSHTQCTSSYVYVFDGLPRFLSNGVVHSDHNLIGAFCGTTRTQPITVEATSGVISVYFEANVSSDNPQGFNASFWVRRCREGSEAGEDGSPVCQGGAQCSGGLCQCPQGYGGPYCDRPLCPEDCGLAEVRGSCNLSLGVCVCADGWGGSDCSTPLDSSSLVWETLLYTQLTANQAHRFLHRMGHSLVSGPQGNLWMYGGLSLSEGILGNVYRYSVLERRWTQMLTSSVEEGSTPSPRYHHASALLASHQPLSGAQGATHNLMLVVGGVTQKGVALDTWSLNLSSLVWRQHKSSVLPPVAGHTLTVRRDSSMLLIGGYSPENGFNHHLLEFNIHSGNWTVASHTGTPPTGLYGHSAVYHEQTDAVYVFGGYRFHVETVEPSGELYSLYYPNLTWSLLVPSQGNKPLSRFFHAAALIKDTMVIVGGRTGEEDYSNTVSLYQINCNTWIQPDSAVGEPVNRSVSLAMAGWGGRLFLSGGFNGVTLGRLLTLTLPSDPCALLPTPEACNTTTGSCVWCRGTCASSDTAERLGCSIGQSPCSPTPRLPDQCRRLKTCSECLARHPRTFSSPSQSQSALQCKWCTNCPEGACISSTVSCTSEHDCRINQREIFLSSNCTETSCEASDCPKCTASGKCMWTRQFKRTGETRRILSVNPTYDWTCFSYALLNVSPMQVESSPPLPCPPPCYHLSTCSLCLGSRGSDGGWQHCVWSMALQQCVSPSFMPLRCEAGQCGRLLSGGDSCSPQCAQLTQCSQCIAWPQCGWCAARGGNGAGRCQQGGLDGVSEGVCPQRNSSWSFLHCPEEDECANGHHHCNSTQDCHDLTQGYHCTCKQGYVLSRVSGQCEPVCAQGCVNGTCVSPGVCQCHFGFVGDNCSSQCRCNKHSNCKGVSEPDKCLECRNNTMGDHCEKCKPLYVGSAVGGGTCRPCREFCRGNSAVCLSRDEHKRAVDHPQDHPLDQDSIVQWVSEGPTEDAAVCVSCQNNSVGDKCESCLSGYFLLQGKCDKCQCNGHADTCNEHDGTGCPCQNNTETSSCLSSPQSDRKDCYRTQCAKCKDSFNGTPVNGRQCYRQFNVDNECCFDPTSQTNCFHDPTIRNLPKGRTVFFAAQPKFTNVDIRVTIDVTFGEVEVYVSNSHDTFIVEVDRHTGIHAIKIEDESAARGGVSGGDKETHPSPMKVYANSSSSLGGPMLLNTPLQLHAKPQGAEREVREARTEGLISYITVWKPQTVLIVRGVRDRVVITFPHEVHSLKSSRFYIALRGVGTNERQGESQGLLFLRQDQAHIDLFVFFSVFFSCFFLFLSVCVLLWKIKQFMDFRREQRRHIQEMTKMASRPFAKLTVYLEPEEPQLIYLPSTGGGGVGGSAVSLAHARTGKLGGIVVGQRGRAGAVSYKHEPGSGPTIHHHHLTLGGGGNSGQHLPLHYLNTHHYVPTTANTTASHHHHPSSHSGYQHFCRSDPFLSQLLGFSYSTFKVGPITLEPTDDGMAGVATVLIQLPGGILAPNRACLGSALVTLRQNLQEYCGHGNGGGHPGAGGVRKGLLGHQHLTTMAM